In Puntigrus tetrazona isolate hp1 chromosome 7, ASM1883169v1, whole genome shotgun sequence, the following are encoded in one genomic region:
- the LOC122348860 gene encoding sialic acid-binding Ig-like lectin 5 yields the protein MKMISQIKPNTKLFKGEILGTATQKNCSTRFDNVNQNHNGSYFFRLEDDKVKYNFINNPLLQIVVSGSPPKPTLSVFKDQQEVMKMEEVMEESSLSLRCSTKIFCPSRPPSLTWTSSLNENITGQQYQSQSELVSDLNFTVSHRLHKVTFTCTATHQLQRNITTQRSRMIRVQYAPTNTSVRINPAGLVLEGRSVTLICSSDANPAVNYTWYRDPEELLNPVQTGPNLTLNNPDPTDRGLYYCRADNKHGSHNTSVLLDVQFAPKVNSSCSRNSVMSCVCEAHGNPCPTLEWRLSGHALTNSTETPISEEKLGSTGVKSVLTLRQSLSDTDVLQCFSSNVYGSASQQFQPISSTQETSLHFPSALLGAAVSASLMMILCIVKLYSERWVQTKPLLWIMTFSLFTPITACCHPHQQSEPQSLHYSSIDFSNTEAPSGEIRGMASLTSEYATIRHRPEEAADPENTTEPKQEEDMTAEITDTSSPASEDVIYGNIIKSKTNII from the exons atgaaaatgatcTCACAGATAAA ACCTAACACTAAACTGTTCAAAGGAGAAATATTAGGCACTGCTACACAGAAAAACTGCAGCACACGCTTCGATAATGTCAATCAGAATCATAATGGATCATATTTCTTCAGACTTGAAGATGATAAAGTGAAATATAACTTCATAAATAATCCACTCTTACAAATTGTCGTCTCAG GATCTCCACCCAAACCCACATTGAGTGTCTTTAAGGATCAGCAGGAGGTGATGAAGATGGAGGAGGTGATGGAGGAAAGTTCATTGAGTCTGCGCTGCTCTACTAAGATCTTCTGTCCGTCTCGTCCTCCATCTCTCACGTGGACCTCGTCTCTCAATGAGAACATCACAGGACAGCAGTATcagagccaatcagagctcgTCTCTGATCTGAACTTCACTGTTTCTCACCGTCTTCACAAAGTCACTTTCACCTGCACCGCAACACACCAGCTACAGAGGAATATAACAACACAGCGCTCCCGTATGATACGAGTTCAGT ATGCTCCTACAAACACATCAGTGAGGATAAACCCAGCTGGTTTAGTTCTGGAGGGTCgttcagtgactctgatctgcagcagtgatgCAAACCCAGCAGTGAACTACACCTGGTACAGAGACCCTGAAGAACTCCTGAATCCAGTTCAGACCGGACCAAACCTGACCCTCAACAACCCTGACCCTACAGACAGAGGACTATACTACTGTAGAGCTGACAACAAACACGGATCTCACAACACATCAGTGCTGCTGGACGTCCAGT TTGCGCCCAAAGTCAACAGCTCTTGTAGCAGAAACAGTGTAATGTCGTGTGTCTGTGAGGCTCATGGGAATCCCTGCCCTACACTAGAGTGGCGTCTGTCTGGACATGCGCTCACTAACTCTACAGAAACACCCATCAGTGAGGAGAAGTTAGGAAGCACAGGAGTGAAGAGCGTCCTGACCCTCCGTCAGTCCCTCTCAGACACAGACGTCCTGCAGTGTTTCAGCTCAAACGTTTACGGCAGCGCAAGTCAACAGTTTCAGCCCATCTCATCAACACAAGAGACCA GTCTCCACTTCCCATCAGCGCTGCTCGGAGCGGCTGTTAGTGCATCACTGATGATGATTCTGTGCATCGTCAAGCTCTACTCTGAACGGTGGGTACAAACAAA GCCGTTGCTCTGGATCATGACATTCAGTTTGTTCACGCCGATAACGGCATGCTGTCATCCACACCAACAGAGTGAACCACAATCTCTTCATTATTCCTCCATCGATTTCTCAAACACTGAAGCGCCGTCAGGAGAGATCAGGGGCATGGCCTCGCTGACCAGTGAATACGCTACGATCAGACACCGTCCTGAAGAAGCTGCAGACCCAGAGAACACCACAGAGCCCAAACAAGAAGAAGACATGACAGCAGAGATCACAGACACTTCTTCACCGGCATCAGAAGACGTGATTTATGGAAacataatcaaatcaaaaacaaatattatctga